From a single Aspergillus puulaauensis MK2 DNA, chromosome 2, nearly complete sequence genomic region:
- a CDS encoding uncharacterized protein (COG:S;~EggNog:ENOG410QADW;~InterPro:IPR036864,IPR007219,IPR001138;~PFAM:PF00172,PF04082;~TransMembrane:1 (o521-539i);~go_function: GO:0000981 - DNA-binding transcription factor activity, RNA polymerase II-specific [Evidence IEA];~go_function: GO:0003677 - DNA binding [Evidence IEA];~go_function: GO:0008270 - zinc ion binding [Evidence IEA];~go_process: GO:0006351 - transcription, DNA-templated [Evidence IEA];~go_process: GO:0006355 - regulation of transcription, DNA-templated [Evidence IEA]), with protein MSDQAKTPNSDPSAKSTPGRAKLACKACNARRVKCDAGSEQPCWHCRIRNTPCELIESKRGKYVRKKKQLGRGQRSQPESPSSAILNPDISNSTTSTLNIASNNSLESNDMHGRPGHYQTDHAPQSQSQGSDAHLGPDACLTYTIEVDYTQRSGSTERLKVHYPIPAPVADRSTFHHGPGAELVSLEDALSMPPRHIADGLIRAFFELVHPAYPVFDRKRFTTLYRQGKASPLVLQTIFFMGFTVGPDSLIQESGYSSRTMARKTHYLRAKLLYDIDYDTDRLNVAASLLIIGFWWFGPEDQKENCYWVGCASQVAQSLGMHRSASQSGMSQAERSLRKRIWWSIYTRDRHVAAAFGQPCRIRDEDCDVEALAEDDFLFDGDCDESLVPLQQDFHLSYVREMSKLAVILGDILIGEFSPRRPALDKYETGNLAQRLAEWESRLPDTLRRASPDGSLGAWFWASMLYIPYHNYHILLFRPRAIENLSPAEAERDIRARTAADSITRLAEDLLTTCTIRSAQIHLLPALFGALSVHTIVICRKDAIRRKLAENKSRQCLLALSELSISWPVRIWFARAFVNLMRRLTGRGGSIINVSSSIVRNHSNPAFERVGNSDSQHGAIDQSSHGFTANPILPNFPGVSEPSAYTGDSNESYNTHHYAPQMSDQLMYDSFLAGYLDNTFDPDLLLYNSLEPMLPLSLGNPPDTERSDFPDS; from the exons ATGTCAGATCAGGCGAAAACACCTAACAGCGATCCCTCTGCAAAGTCCACTCCTGGCCGTGCTAAACTTGCCTGCAAAGCGTGCAATGCCAGGCGCGTCAAATGCGATGCTGGGAGCGAGCAGCCTTGCTGGCACTGTCGCATACGGAACACCCCTTGCGAGCTGATCGAGTCGAAGAGGGGGAA ATATGTTCGTAAAAAGAAACAACTCGGTCGAGGTCAACGGTCGCAGCCCGAGTCTCCCAGTTCGGCCATTCTAAACCCTGATATCAGCAATAGCACTACTTCCACTCTGAACATAGCCAGCAATAACTCTCTGGAATCTAATGATATGCACGGTCGGCCTGGCCATTATCAGACTGATCATGCCCCACAATCTCAATCCCAGGGATCCGATGCCCATCTCGGCCCCGACGCCTGCCTTACCTACACCATCGAGGTAGACTACACGCAGCGCAGTGGTTCAACTGAACGCTTAAAAGTGCACTACCCAATTCCAGCCCCGGTCGCAGATCGATCAACATTCCATCATGGACCCGGTGCGGAGCTGGTCTCGTTAGAGGACGCGTTGTCCATGCCACCCCGGCATATAGCAGATGGGCTGATTCGGGCCTTCTTCGAACTTGTTCACCCTGCCTATCCAGTCTTCGACCGGAAGCGCTTCACAACCTTGTATCGCCAAGGGAAAGCCTCTCCTCTAGTCCTGcaaaccatcttcttcatgggATTCACTGTAGGCCCGGACAGTCTTATCCAGGAATCCGGCTACAGCAGCCGGACCATGGCACGGAAAACGCATTACCTTCGCGCGAAGCTGTTGTACGACATCGACTACGATACTGACAGACTGAATGTAGCTGCCTCCCTGCTGATCATTGGATTCTGGTGGTTTGGGCCCGAGGACCAGAAGGAAAACTGCTACTGGGTTGGATGTGCCAGCCAGGTTGCACAGTCCCTGGGGATGCATCGTTC CGCATCACAGTCTGGAATGAGCCAGGCTGAGCGGTCGCTGCGGAAGCGCATCTGGTGGTCGATATAC ACTCGCGACCGCCACGTAGCAGCAGCATTCGGACAGCCATGTCGGATTAGGGACGAGGATTGCGATGTCGAGGCccttgctgaagatgatttTCTGTTTGATGGGGATTGTGACGAGAGTCTCGTTCCACTCCAGCAAGACTTTCACTTGTCGTATGTCAGGGAAATGTCCAAGCTGGCTGTCATCT TAGGAGATATCCTCATAGGGGAGTTCagccctcgccgtcctgCCCTGGATAAATATGAGACAGGCAATCTGGCACAAAGACTTGCAGAATGGGAATCCCGGCTCCCTGATACTCTGCGAAGAGCTTCACCAGATGGATCGCTTGGTGCGTGGTTCTGGGCCTCTATGCTATATATTCCCTATCA TAACtaccacatcctcctcttccggcCAAGGGCTATCGAGAATCTATCACCAGCAGAGGCTGAGAGGGATATACGGGCACGAACTGCTGCAGACTCAATCACTCGTCTTGCTGAAGACCTTCTAACAACCTGCACGATCAGGTCTGCACAGATTCATCT CCTCCCTGCTCTATTCGGGGCACTGTCTGTCCATACCATTGTCATCTGTCGAAAAGACGCCATTCGCCGGAAGCTCGCAGAAAACAAATCACGACAGTGCCTTCTCGCACTAAGTGAACTGTCCATATCCTGGCCAGTCAGAATCTGGTTCGCCAGGGCGTTTGTCAATCTGATGAGACGGCTGACTGGCCGAGGGGGTTCAATCATCAATGTCTCGTCTAGTATTGTGCGGAATCACAGCAACCCAGCATTTGAACGAGTAGGGAATTCCGATTCGCAGCATGGAGCCATCGATCAGTCCTCTCATGGCTTTACTGCTAATCCAATACTACCGAACTTCCCCGGGGTGTCCGAGCCGAGTGCATATACTGGTGACTCGAACGAGTCTTATAACACACACCACTACGCTCCACAGATGTCGGACCAACTAATGTACGATTCGTTCCTAGCGGGCTACCTCGATAATACATTCGACCCGGACCTCCTGTTGTATAACAGCCTAGAGCCTATGCTCCCACTTTCACTCGGGAATCCACCTGATACGGAGAGATCAGACTTTCCAGACAGCTAG
- a CDS encoding uncharacterized protein (COG:G;~EggNog:ENOG410QDI4;~InterPro:IPR011701,IPR036259;~PFAM:PF07690;~TransMembrane:12 (i45-64o93-111i118-136o142-165i177-198o210-232i283-301o321-338i350-371o377-396i408-429o441-462i);~go_function: GO:0022857 - transmembrane transporter activity [Evidence IEA];~go_process: GO:0055085 - transmembrane transport [Evidence IEA]) translates to MDISEHKVPPAEVTPKDLKSEKAQFLSQFTAEDDRRIMRKVDRRVLLLMGVMYLLKQIDFSNAASVKVLQVGEPSNIMTELHMSANDYNWTQTIYYIGLVLFEIPSNLLLKRLTPHKWMTRIFLTWGLIVACHAAIRNKASFYTLRFLLGALEAGFFPGLAAQMCAWYRSEEYSRPIMWMFAFQNCSGIIGSLLVYGISYMDGIRGLSAWRWVFLLEGIVTIVFCPAIYFFLPDYPKSPTSSKWLSPDEQEYLEQRLSDNAPREADPDFSLPEIISALKDPKMYLFTTCQFLMNIAGYGLSWQLPTITTSLGFASLPRNQLLNIPPAAATVIGIIIAARFMRYAAITRPLFCQILNGVTLLFFVILCIPVSAGGRYAACVLGTAFYFVYFIPFWAWRSAGLVGATGTAFAIALQTAVAQIGGVIAPQVFQGEYAADDYRVSFIVCVACVVGAMVSGQVLWYLSRDVEKDVLLVRRRRIAADKEGVVWTGEDVKVESAR, encoded by the exons ATGGACATTTCCGAGCACAAGGTCCCGCCCGCTGAAGTGACACCCAAGGACCTGAAGTCTGAAAAAGCGCAGTTCCTGTCCCAATTCACCGCTGAAGATGACCGGCGGATCATGCGAAAGGTGGACCGGCGCGTCCTGCTCCTCATGGGCGTCATGTACCTCCTCAAGCAGATCGACTTTAGCAATGCAGCGTCTGTCAAGGTCCTGCAAGTCGGAGAACCCAGCAACATCATGACTGAGCTGCACATGTCCGCCAACGACTACAACTGGACACAGACCATCTACTAC ATcggcctcgtcctcttcgaAATCCCCAGCAACCTGCTCCTCAAGCGTTTAACCCCCCACAAATGGATGACGCGCATCTTCCTAACCTGGGGCCTCATCGTCGCCTGCCACGCCGCCATCCGCAACAAAGCCTCCTTCTACACCctccgcttcctcctcggcgccctcgaaGCAGGCTTCTTCCCCGGCCTCGCCGCGCAGATGTGCGCCTGGTACCGCAGCGAGGAATACAGCCGGCCCATCATGTGGATGTTCGCATTCCAGAACTGCTCCGGCATCATCGGCTCCCTCCTCGTCTACGGCATCTCGTACATGGACGGGATTCGCGGGTTGAGCGCCTGGCGCTgggtcttcctcctcgaggGAATCGTGACAATCGTCTTCTGTCCCGCCATCTACTTCTTCTTACCGGACTACCCAAAATCCCCTACGTCCTCGAAATGGCTCTCCCCCGACGAACAGGAATACCTCGAGCAGCGACTCAGCGACAACGCGCCCCGGGAAGCAGATCCGGACTTCTCGCTCCCTGAGATTATATCCGCCCTTAAAGATCCGAAGATGTACCTCTTCACGACATGCCAGTTCCTGATGAACATCGCCGGGTATGGACTTAGCTGGCAACTACCAACTATAACAACATCCCTCGGGTTCGCGAGTCTGCCGCGGAACCAACTGCTCAATATCCCGCCCGCCGCAGCAACGGTTATCGGGATCATAATTGCAGCGCGGTTCATGCGGTACGCGGCCATAACGCGGCCGCTGTTCTGCCAGATCCTGAACGGCGTGacgctgctgttctttgttATCCTGTGTATCCCTGTGTCGGCTGGGGGGCGGTATGCGGCGTGTGTGCTAGGGACGGCGTTCTACTTTGTGTACTTCATTCCGTTCTGGGCGTGGAGGTCTgctgggttggttggggcTACGGGTACGGCGTTTGCCATTGCGCTGCAGACGGCCGTGGCGCAGATTGGGGGTGTGATTGCGCCGCAGGTGTTTCAGGGGGAATATGCGGCGGATGATTATCGCGTGTCGTTTATTGTTTGTGTGGCTTGTGTGGTTGGGGCGATGGTGTCGGGGCAGGTGCTTTGGTATTTGTCGCGGGATGTAGAGAAGGACGTTCTACTTGTTAGACGACGGAGGATTGCTGCGGACAAGGAGGGAGTAGTTTGGACTGGGGAGGATGTGAAGGTGGAAAGTGCGagataa
- a CDS encoding MFS transporter (COG:G;~EggNog:ENOG410PHC0;~InterPro:IPR005829,IPR020846,IPR011701,IPR036259;~PFAM:PF07690;~TransMembrane:11 (o6-29i41-59o71-92i104-126o132-150i186-210o230-250i277-296o302-329i336-358o370-390i);~go_component: GO:0016021 - integral component of membrane [Evidence IEA];~go_function: GO:0022857 - transmembrane transporter activity [Evidence IEA];~go_process: GO:0055085 - transmembrane transport [Evidence IEA]), whose amino-acid sequence MNPEFGTSTIVATVGLSTFVLGIGTGPLLTGPLSEHYGRRPIYLVAWSLFIIWTVPSAVGTNIETLIIGRFFQGFVGGTFLSVAGGTVGDIFAKDEIQKPMTLVSLAPFVGPSSGPVIGGFINYYAHWRWTYYVLIIWAVGLLVAIIFFAPETRFPDKHRTEKEVRKASHPGKALRIALLRPFQMLALEPMCLCLDLYSAILLGILYLFFGAFPLVFKTTHEMNLWQAGLTFLGIIIGMVLGAAMSPVWVRVRQRLTDRSQVKDPTQARRTEPEYQLPPAILGGVLIPIGLFWFGWTTYADVHWIVPVIGSGFFGCGMLLVYSGVFTFFVDAYTQYAASALAGNGFVRCSFAAAFPLFGNQMYEKLGYQWASSLLAFLTVAMMPFPWLFFRYGKALRKRSRFAVET is encoded by the exons ATGAATCCCGAGTTCGGCACCTCGACCATCGTCGCAACAGTCGGGCTCTCAACATTCGTACTGGGCATCGGAACAGGACCGCTACTCACCGGGCCTTTAAGTGAACACTACGGACGACGACCAATATACCTAGTTGCATGGtctctcttcatcatctggacCGTCCCATCCGCTGTCGGAACGAACATCGAAACACTCATCATCGGCCGCTTCTTCCAGGGGTTTGTAGGGGGTACATTCCTCTCTGTCGCTGGGGGCACTGTAGGCGATATCTTTGCGAAAGACGAGATCCAGAAACCGATGACTTTGGTCTCGCTGGCGCCGTTCGTTGGACCCTCGTCTGGGCCCGTGATTGGGGggtttattaactattatgCCCACTGGAGGTGGACGTACTATGTCCTGATTATCTGGGCTGTTGGGCTACTGGTAGCGATTATTTTCTTTGCGCCGGAGACTCGGTTTCCAGATAAACACAGGACAGAAAAAGAGGTGCGAAAGGCCAGTCACCCTGGAAAGGCTTTGCGGATTGCCCTCCTCCGTCCATTCCAGATGCTCGCCCTCGAACCGATGTGTCTCTGTCTAGACCTCTActccgccatcctcctcggcatcttGTACCTCTTTTTCGGCGCCTTCCCGCTCGTGTTTAAAACAACTCATGAGATGAACCTATGGCAGGCGGGTCTTACGTTCCTGGGTATAATAATAGGAATGGTACTCGGTGCCGCGATGAGTCCGGTATGGGTGAGGGTTCGTCAGCGACTCACGGATAGATCCCAGGTGAAGGATCCAACGCAGGCGAGGAGAACCGAGCCTGAGTATCAGCTTCCGCCGGCGATATTGGGTGGGGTTCTTATACCGATTGGACTGTTCTGGTTTGGGTGGACGACGTATGCCGATGTGCATTGGATTGTGCCGGTTATTGGGTCTGGCTTTTTTGGGTGTGG GATGCTGCTGGTTTATTCTGGGGTTTTTACGTTTTTT GTTGACGCGTACACGCAATATGCTGCTTCAGCATTGGCAGGAAATGGATTCGTTAGATGTTCCTTCGCAG CTGCGTTCCCATTATTCGGCAACCAGATGTATGAGAAACTAGGGTACCAGTGGGCGAGCAGTCTGCTGGCCTTTCTCACGGTCGCCATGATGCCGTTTCCTTGGCTTTTCTTTAGGTATGGCAAAGCtctcaggaagaggagcaggtTTGCTGTTGAGACTTGA
- a CDS encoding uncharacterized protein (COG:C;~EggNog:ENOG410PVSE;~InterPro:IPR011251,IPR016215,IPR036661;~PFAM:PF00296;~go_function: GO:0004497 - monooxygenase activity [Evidence IEA];~go_function: GO:0016705 - oxidoreductase activity, acting on paired donors, with incorporation or reduction of molecular oxygen [Evidence IEA];~go_process: GO:0055114 - oxidation-reduction process [Evidence IEA]): protein MTEPQSKRRIFLNAFDMFTVGHMSFGQWRNPKDRSATKRRDLSYWTDVAKTLERGDFNAIFLADTNGWCDVYKGSAEPCVRNAIQYPMGDPAVPLTAMAAVTKNLGFAITASTSFEKPYVLAKRFSTLDHLTGGRFGWNVVTSWKASGFEAIGIDPVPHDKRYEIADEYLRVLYKLWEGSWADDALVEDRENGIYANFDRVRVIQHEGEHFKLRAPHILDPSPQRTPFIFQAGSSPAGLQFGATHAEGIFVVGLTPETIAPRVKKIRDKVAEVGRDPGSVKVFASLTPILGRTTEEAHGKYREALQYASEEGGLVYWCANTGIDLSKLDLDAEVSPQMGDQAANVQLQSLLQNLAYPGEGAPVWTPKSIGKAVALGASGPTPVGTAEEVADEMERWVRVADIDGFNIGHITVPGTWEDVVDLLVPVLRERGLYAPKGESGTMRERIYGSGRSRLPDGHAGSLYKYENYQENDVQ, encoded by the exons ATGACAGAACCCCAATCCAAACGGCGCATCTTCCTCAATGCCTTCGACATGTTCACCGTCGGCCACATGTCCTTCGGACAATGGCGCAACCCCAAAGACCGCTCAGCAACCAAGCGCCGCGATCTCTCCTACTGGACCGATGTAGCGAAGACCCTCGAGCGCGGCGACTTCAACGCCATTTTCCTCGCTGACACCAATGGCTGGTGTGATGTATACAAGGGCAGCGCGGAGCCTTGCGTGCGCAATGCCATCCAGTACCCAATGGGCGACCCGGCTGTTCCATTGACCGCGATGGCGGCTGTAACGAAGAATCTAGGGTTCGCTATTACGGCGTCTACGTCGTTTGAGAAGCCTTATGTTTTGGCGAAGCGGTTTTCGACGCTGGATCATCTTACGGGGGGGAGGTTTGGGTGGAATGTTGTCACGTCGTGGAAGGCGTCGGGGTTTGAGGCG ATTGGGATTGACCCCGTTCCGCATGATAAACGATATGAGATTGCAGATGAGTATCTGCGCGTGCTGTATAA GCTTTGGGAGGGATCGTGGGCTGATGACGCCCTGGTCGAGGATCGAGAGAACGGTATATACGCAAACTTCGATCGAGTTCGCGTTATCCAACATGAGGGAGAGCATTTCAAGCTCCGTGCTCCTCATATATTGGATCCCAGTCCACAGCGGACCCCGTTTATCTTCCAGGCGGGGTCGTCACC AGCAGGACTGCAATTCGGAGCTACGCACGCAGAGGGaatcttcgtcgtcggcttGACCCCCGAAACAATCGCACCTAGAGTGAAGAAAATACGCGACAAAGTGGCCGAAGTAGGCCGCGATCCAGGCTCAGTCAAAGTGTTCGCTTCTCTAACGCCAATTCTGGGTCGGACAACTGAAGAAGCACACGGAAAGTACCGTGAAGCCCTACAGTACGCGAGTGAAGAGGGCGGGCTGGTCTACTGGTGCGCCAACACAGGAATCGACTTATCAAAGTTGGATTTAGATGCCGAGGTCAGTCCTCAGATGGGCGATCAGGCCGCGAACGTCCAGCTTCAGTCGCTGCTTCAGAATCTTGCTTATCCCGGTGAGGGCGCGCCTGTATGGACTCCGAAAAGTATCGGCAAGGCTGTTGCTCTGGGGGCTTCAGGGCCGACGCCTGTCgggacggcggaggaggtcgcagatgagatggagaggtgGGTGAGGGTTGCCGATATAGACGGGTTTAATATCGGGCATATCACTGTTCCAGGGACGTGGGAGGATGTTGTAGACCTGCTTGTGCCTGTCCTTAGAGAAAGGGGGCTGTATGCGCCGAAGGGGGAGTCGGGCACCATGCGAGAGCGGATTTATGGCAGTGGAAGGTCAAGGCTGCCTGATGGCCATGCTGGGTCACTGTATAAGTATGAAAATTATCAGGAGAATGATGTGCAGTAA
- a CDS encoding uncharacterized protein (COG:G;~EggNog:ENOG410QE2X;~InterPro:IPR020846,IPR011701,IPR036259;~PFAM:PF07690,PF06609;~TransMembrane:14 (i79-94o114-134i146-164o170-192i204-226o232-255i290-312o324-343i364-390o402-420i427-446o458-474i495-515o567-589i);~go_function: GO:0022857 - transmembrane transporter activity [Evidence IEA];~go_process: GO:0055085 - transmembrane transport [Evidence IEA]), whose amino-acid sequence MPLPISHDRDAFAGAGRGHDRSFSASSLPDLSHSHDSDNDPPTATTSLLPREMPVFGDKSPGVARIEIINSHLTQTDRIFLFIGVFLVGYAYGLDSQVRSTYQTYATSSFGKHSLLATVNVIRSVIAAAGQPVAARIADIFGRFELVAISIVFYIIGTVVEASASNIETFAAGTVLYQVGYTCIVLLVEVIIADITSMRSRVFFSYLPALPFIINTWISGNITAAVLQKTSWRWGIGMWCIIYFFCSLPLLFSLYHVGRRAEKSGELDNYPTPLQLLGMRKFGIDVFHQLDVVGIVLLVTMFGLILAPLTVAGGTVSQWRTAKIIVPLAIGILCIPAFVLWEVKGAKHPLTPFYLLKDRGIWSALVIRCLLNFSWYLQADYIFTVLIVAFDFSVTSATRIQSFYSFFGLVSGVITGLIIYRLRRLKYFIVFGTCMFMAAYGLVIHFRGGSSESSKTGVIAAQVLLGLAGGFFAYPTQASVQAATKHEHMAVLTGIYLGSFNVGSALGTCVSGAIWTQTLYKTLADKLSFQPDDTLAKRVYGSPFEVIPSYPVGTPEREAIIYSYRHVQRILCITGICLAAPMILFAFILRNPKLSKQQSQPEAEDRSE is encoded by the coding sequence ATGCCGCTGCCCATCAGCCATGATCGTGATGCTTTCGCTGGAGCTGGTCGTGGCCACGATCgctccttctctgcctcctcacTGCCCGACCTGAGCCACAGCCATGATAGCGACAATGACCCTCCCACCGCAACTACCAGTCTCTTGCCTCGAGAGATGCCTGTCTTCGGTGACAAGTCCCCCGGCGTCGCTCGTATCGAAATCATAAACTCCCACCTGACTCAGACGGACCGCATCTTCCTGTTCATCGGCGTCTTCCTGGTGGGCTATGCCTATGGTCTCGACAGCCAGGTTCGCTCGACATACCAGACCTATGCGACGTCGAGCTTCGGGAAGCACTCGCTGCTCGCCACCGTCAATGTCATTCGCAGTGTTATCGCGGCTGCTGGCCAGCCCGTTGCTGCGAGGATTGCCGATATCTTTGGCCGGTTCGAGTTGGTCGCCATATCAATCGTATTCTATATCATCGGGACGGTCGTGGAGGCCTCTGCCAGCAATATCGAAACATTTGCTGCAGGTACTGTGCTCTATCAAGTGGGATACACCTGTATTGTCCTGCTGGTCGAAGTCATCATCGCCGATATAACCTCGATGCGGTCGCGCGTGTTCTTCAGCTACCTTCCGGCCCTTCCGTTCATTATAAATACATGGATCAGTGGGAATATCACGGCGGCCGTCCTCCAGAAGACGTCCTGGCGATGGGGCATAGGGATGTGGTGCATTATCTACTTTTTctgctctctccctcttctatTCTCCCTGTATCATGTCGGCCGCCGTGCAGAAAAGAGTGGCGAGCTGGACAACTATCCCACTCCGCTGCAACTCCTGGGCATGCGCAAGTTCGGGATTGACGTCTTCCACCAGCTTGATGTCGTCGGTATTGTGCTGCTGGTCACCATGTTTGGACTCATCCTGGCACCGCTCACTGTTGCTGGGGGTACTGTCTCGCAATGGCGGACTGCCAAAATCATCGTCCCTCTAGCCATCGGTATCTTGTGCATACCAGCCTTTGTTCTTTGGGAGGTCAAGGGTGCAAAACATCCTCTGACGCCTTTCTACCTTCTTAAAGACCGGGGCATTTGGAGTGCACTGGTGATTCGCTGtctcctcaacttctcctGGTACCTGCAAGCCGACTACATTTTTACAGTCTTAATTGTCGCCTTTGACTTCTCCGTAACGTCGGCGACCCGGATTCAGTCGTTTTACTCTTTCTTCGGCCTGGTCAGCGGAGTGATCACTGGGCTGATTATCTACCGTCTCCGGAGGCTGAAATACTTCATCGTTTTCGGCACCTGCATGTTCATGGCAGCCTATGGGCTGGTTATACACTTCCGCGGCGGCTCCTCAGAAAGCTCAAAGACAGGAGTCATTGCTGCCCAGGTCCTTCTGGGTCTGGCCGGTGGCTTCTTCGCCTATCCAACCCAGGCCTCCGTTCAAGCAGCCACAAAACACGAGCATATGGCTGTCCTTACTGGTATATATCTCGGCTCGTTCAATGTCGGGAGTGCTCTGGGAACGTGCGTCTCAGGCGCAATCTGGACGCAAACCCTTTACAAGACGTTGGCCGACAAGCTTTCATTCCAGCCAGACGATACTCTAGCTAAACGGGTGTATGGATCGCCCTTTGAAGTCATCCCTTCATACCCAGTCGGTACGCCGGAGAGAGAGGCCATCATCTACAGCTACCGGCACGTCCAGCGCATTCTTTGCATCACTGGAATATGCCTCGCTGCTCCGATGATTCTGTTCGCATTTATCCTGCGTAACCCGAAGTTGTCGAAACAGCAGAGCCAACCTGAAGCCGAGGACAGGAGTGAATAG